The genomic region CAATTTGTCTGTTTGCTTCATTAATAGTGTTATTACAGTTGGTTGATTCATTCACGGTTAAAAAAGGCTTAGTGGCCAGTGGCTTAACCGAGGATTTTGCTAAAAACCTTAAAGGGATATTTGACCGGGGCCAACCGCTCGTGCAATTAGGCTTAGTTATCTCAATGGCTTTTTCATCGACATTGATTCCAAGCCTTTCGCGGGCACGACAACAACAGCAAGATCATCAATTCCAACAAGTCGCTGAATCATTGATTCATATCAGTTTAGGCCTCTCGGCGGCGGCAACGACTGGTTTGATGATTCTCATGCCACAAGTGAACTACTTGTTGTTTGGGGATGCAGATGGGAATAAAGCCTTAGTGTGGTACATGCTAAGTATTGTCATTATTGCGCTAATCAATGCCTGCAATAGTGTTTTACAGAGTTTGGATCAGTTCCATAAGACGACGATTGCGCTATTAATCGGCCTTTTGGTCAAAGTGGTCATTAATCAATGGTTGGTACAACACTTCCAAATTGTGGGCGCGAGTGTTGGGACTGTTATTAGTTTAGGGGTTGTGTTAGCCTTAATCTTACGGCAATCACCAGAATTGGTGCGAGATGCCTTGGACGGCCAGCATTTTACAGGTAAATTGGTTTTGATCTGTGGCATCATGGCTGTAGCGGTCCGCTTTGTGGTAACTGTCATTCAACCTAGTTTGGTCTCAAGGGGCCAAGCCGTTTTAGGTGCTGGCGTTGGGATTGCAGTCGGGGTACCCGTCTTTATCAGCCTTGCTTTAGCATGGCAATTATTTTCAATTCGAGAATGGTTAACGATTCCGGGTGGTAAACAGTTGCTGAAACTAGCACAAAAATTAAAAAGGTAGGCGACACTAATGAGATTAGATAAGTTTTTAAAAGTATCACGGATTATTAAAAGACGTTCAGTTGCAAAAGAAATTGCAGATAAAGGTCGGATTTTAATTAATGATCGTCAAGCAAAGTCTTCAAGTAACGTCGTTGTTGGCGATAAATTGGAAATTGGGTTTGGTAACAAAACCATGATTGTCAAGATTACGCAAATTATCGAAACAACCAAGAAGAGCGATGCGGCAGAAATGTATGAAATCCTTGAAACTAAGGTTGCAGAAAATTTTGAATAAGGTCTTTTAATAGGCGATATTAGTGGTTTAGTCCAATTTGTTAAGGATAATCACTAATATCGCCTATTTTCGTGATATTGGTTGACGTTGTTTTTATTAACTTGCTATAATAAAGGGATTACAATCAGTGATTGGAGGGGCTAACGTGAGTCGTAAGATAACGCAAATTGAAAATGCCTATACGAAACAGCAGGCAGCTAAACAAAAGGTTGAACAAAAATCGAAACGGACACGGACGGTTCATAAGCGTCGCTTATTAGCGTTGGGTGTCATCGCGTTAATTCTTTTTAGTGTCTGTGGTGTTCAAATCCTGCAAACCCACCATTCTCTGGCATTAATTGAGAAGCAAACAGTTGTTAAAAAACAATCCTTAAAAAAGGCCAAAGCCAAAGAAGCGGATTTAAAAGTGCAGGTCTCTCAGTTACATAATGATGACTACTTAGCCAAGTATATTCGCTACAAATATTATTATTCAAAGAAGGGCGAAACAATCTATAGTTTGCCTCAAGATAAGGCACCAAATTTAAACGAACAACAAAAATAATTTCGTTTTACAGCCTTGTTTCAAGGGTAAAGCGTGCTATACTTATTTTATTAAATATCACAAGTTTGTGATTAAAAGTTTGACGAGTTCAAACGACCATTTAGGAGGACGTAGTTTTATATGGCAGTTGAAGTTGGTTCAAAAGTTCCTGGTAAGGTAACAGGTATTACGAATTTTGGCGCTTTCGTTGATTTAGGAGAAGGCAAGACCGGATTAGTCCACATCAGTGAAGTTTCTGATAGTTATATCAAGGACATTCACGATGTCTTAACAGTTGGGGACGAAGTGACTGTGAAGGTGATGTCAGATCAAAACGGAAAAATCGGATTATCAATTCGAAAAGCGGTTGATCAACCTAAGGTGCAAGAGCATACTCGGCCACAATCTAGTCGTCCAAATAACAATCGCGGTGGGTATCGTAAACCTGAACATACAAGTGCGCCTAAGAAGGAAGGCTTTGACGATTTACTATCAGGCTTCTTAAAAGATAGTGAAGATCGTTTGTCTACTATTAAACGCAATACAGAAGGTAAACGTGGGGGCCGTGGCGGTCGTCGTAGTTAATCAAAAATCATGATAGAGGTTGGGTTGAAAGTTTAGTGAATAGACTTTTGACCCAACCTCTATTCATTTGAAGGAGGGTTAAGATGCTTGAACAAGCTTTTCAAAACGAAATACGGCGCCACCAGTTTTGGCCAACTGGCGCAAAAGTGATTGTTGCGACATCAACGGGTGTTGACTCGATGGTTCTATTGACGCTTTTGCAACGCCTACCGACAGCACTTAAGCCTCAATTGATTGTCGCCCACGTCAACCATGAGTTACGGACGGAAAGTGTAGCAGAAGAAGCGTACCTACGACAATTCTGTCTTGAAAATGATTTATCACTGCAAGTGACGCATTGGCCGCTACAGCAACACCCGCAAACGGGGATTGAGGCGGCAGCTCGAGAGTTTAGATATCAATTTTTTGAACACTTAATGACCGCTGAAAAGGTTGATTATCTCGTGACGGCGCACCATGGGGATGATCAGTTGGAAACACTGATGATGAAGTTTATTCGCAGTGGTGAATTGCACGAAATGCGTGGGATTCAAAGTCAACGGCCATTTGCTGACGGCACGTTGATTAGACCCTTATTGCCATTTGCTAAGCAGGATTTACGCGACTTTGCGTTAGCCAATAACATTACGTCTTTTGAAGATCAGACAAACTATGAGACAACTGTCTTGCGGAATCGGGTGCGCCATACTTTGGTCCCTTTTTTAAAACAAGAAAATGGCCAAATCTTGCAAAATGCGAATCGCTTCAGTCAGCAATTGACAGCCTTATTGGGGCAACAAGCGCAATTGACGACGACATTATTACCATTACTAGATTTGAAGGTTACAGACAAAGTTATTAATGGACAGCTCAAGGCGATTAAAACACTGCCTACAGCGCAACAAACAGCCATCTGGCAACTCATCATCAAACAGTATTTCCCCCAAATTAGTCCGCTAAAGGAAACCCAACTGCAACAACTCAAGCAATTGATTCAATCAACGGTTAAACCACAAGGTCAGTTGGCCCTTGGTCAGAGGCTTTTGTTTACCAAAATCTATGATCGCTTCCAAATTGGTGAAACGACTATTGGTGAGATAGCCGTGAAAGACGAAAAAAGTCGAACGCTAATGCTGAATAAGTGGTGTGTCTTGCCAAATAACGAACAAATTGGTATTTTTGAGATTAATCATTTGCCCCGTAAACTATCGGGTCAACAATTAATTTGGTTAGCAGATGAGCAATGGCCAATTGTTGCCAAACCATGCCAGTTAACTGATACAATTATGATTGATAAAACCCACCATAAAACACTTAAACGTCTTTTTATCGATTTGAAGGTACCTCATGAAAAGCGGCAGAATAGCTGGGGTATCTGGTCACAAGAGACCCTGATTGGACACCCAGAATTTCGAATTTCAGCATTGTTTAATCACGAACAAACTGGTAAAATACGGTACGTACTGTGTTATATAAGTGAATAAAGAACATTCAGGTTTTACTAAAAAATGGAGGCTAGCTCAATGTTAGAACAAGATATCGAACGTATTTTATACACAAGAGAAGACATACAACGCGTCAATGAAAAATTGGGCAAGCAAATTACGGCGGATTATGAAGGCAAAAATCCGTTGATGATTGGGATTTTAAAAGGTGCCATTGTTTTCATGACTGATTTAATTCGGGAAATTGATTTGCATGTCGAAATCGATTTTATGGACGTTTCAAGTTACGGTGAAGGTACGATTTCATCTGGCGAAGTGAAAATCATCAAGGATCTTGATACCAGCGTACAAGGTCGCGATATTATTATCGTTGAAGATATTGTCGATACTGGTCGGACGTTGAATTACTTGATGTCAATCCTCAAGACGCGCCAAGCTAATTCGATTAAAGTTTGCACTTTAATGGACAAACCAAGTCGTAGAGTTGTCCCAGTTCATTCGGATTATGTTGGCATGGAAGTGCCAAATGAATTCGTTGTTGGATACGGTTTAGATTATGCCGAACGTTACCGTAATATGGGAACAATTAGCGTTTTGAAACCGGAAATATATTCGGGTAAATAAATGGTCAATGAAAGTCAGATATGTTATAGTTTAACAGTGTCAAAAGGACACAGTGTCACAAATGATGAGAAGCTTCAGGAGGTCACGTATGAACAACAAGAAGAATAGACTGTTCAGTAATAGTCTGTTTTACATTATTATCCTAGTGGCTTTAGTCGGTGTATTTTCATTCTTCATGAATGGCAATAGCGGATCAGAGTCTAAGGAAGTTCAATCAAGTACTTTTTTAAGTGAATTGAAGACGGATAAAGTTAAGTCGTTCTCAATCCAACCGACAAATGGTATTTATAAAATTTCAGGGGAATATCGTAAAGCACAAAAAGACGAACAGCCTAAGTCAACATTTTTTGGTTCACAATCAAAAAATAAGAAAGTGACACACTTTACAACCACTTTATTACAAAGTGATTCACAAGTTAGTGCCATTACGAATTTAGCTAACCAAAACAAAACAAAGATTGAAACAATGCAAGAACCACAATCTGGTTGGTGGGTTAGCATCTTAAGCCTAATCTTGCCACTAATTATTATGTTCGGTTTATTCTACATGATGATGGGTCAAGCAGGTCAAGGCGGTGGCCAAGGTGGCCGAATGATGAACTTTGGCAAGTCCAAAGCGCAAAAAGCGGATAAGGGTGCGAATAAAGTACGCTTCTCTGACGTTGCTGGCGCTGAAGAGGAAAAACAAGAATTGGTCGAAGTTGTCGAATTCTTGAAAGATCCTCGTAAGTTTGCGGCATTAGGCGCACGGATTCCAGCCGGGGTATTACTCGAAGGACCTCCAGGTACTGGTAAAACATTATTAGCGAAAGCAGTTGCTGGTGAAGCGGGCGTACCGTTCTTCTCAATCTCCGGTTCTGATTTCGTTGAAATGTTTGTCGGTGTTGGTGCTAGCCGTGTTCGTGATTTATTCGAACAAGCTAAGAAATCAGCGCCATCAATCATCTTTATTGATGAAATTGATGCTGTTGGACGTCAACGTGGTGCCGGTATGGGTGGCGGCCATGATGAACGTGAACAAACATTAAACCAAATGTTAGTTGAAATGGATGGTTTCTCAGGTAACGAAGGCGTCATCGTCATCGCTGCTACTAACCGTTCAGATGTCTTAGATCCAGCCCTCTTACGTCCAGGTCGTTTTGACCGGAAGATCCTTGTGGGTCGTCCAGACGTTAAGGGTCGTGAAGCCATCTTAAAAGTCCATGCGAAGAACAAACCATTAGCAGACGACGTCGATTTAAAAGAAATCGCCCAACAAACACCAGGTTTTGTTGGTGCTGATCTTGAAAACTTATTAAACGAAGCGGCCCTTGTGGCAGCTCGTCGTAGTAAGAAAGATATCGATGCTTCTGATGTTGATGAAGCCGAAGATCGGGTAATTGCCGGTCCTGCTAAACGGGATCGGGTCATCAATCCTAAAGAACGTGAAACAGTGGCTTATCACGAAGCTGGTCATGCAATTATCGGCTTAGTATTAAGTGATTCACGTGTCGTTCGGAAGGTCACGATTGTGCCTCGTGGTCGTGCTGGCGGATATGCCATCATGTTACCTAAGACGGATCAATTCTTGATGAGTAAGAAAGAATTAACGGAACAAATGACTGGTTTAATGGGTGGTCGGACAGCTGAAGAAATCATCTTCAACTCTCAATCAACCGGTGCTTCAAACGATTTCGAACAAGCGACAGATATTGCACGTGGCATGGTTACCCATTACGGGATGACTGAAAAACTAGGAACGGTTGCGCTTGAAAAAGAAGGCCAACCATTCGTTGGTGCTGCTTACGGTCAAGGCCCAGCCTTTTCTGAAGCAACGGCTGCTGCAATTGATAGCGAAGTTCGTCGCTTAATCGACGAAGCACATCAACAAGCAACTGAAATTATTCAAGCACATCGTGAACAACACAAGTTGATTGCTGAAATGTTATTGAAGTACGAAACATTGAACGAAAAAGAAATCTTAAGCTTATTCAATGATGGTAAGATGCCTGAAAAGAATGCTGAAGAATTCCCAAGTGAAAAAGCGGCTACTTTTGAAGAAGCTAAAAAAGCACTTGAAGCTAAAGAAGCTGAAAAAACTGACTCAGAATTAGAGGCTGAACAAGCTGATTCAGAAACAACAGAAGTTGCGGATGATACTGCTGATTCAAAACCAACTAATGATGACTCAAACGATAATGCATAATCGGTTATAACGAAAAGGTCGACACGATTAGTGGTCGACCTTTTTGTATCAATAAATAAAAGAGGTAGCATAATGAAGGATTATTTAGTCAAACAAGTATCAGAAGATGGTCAATTACGGGCCTATGCCGTAAACGCCACACAAGTTGTCACAGAAGCACAAGAAAAACACGATACATGGCCCACATCATCAGCCGCTTTTGGCCGGACAATTGTTGGGACATTACTATTAAGTGCCGCTGGTTTAAAAGGCGATACTAAGATGACTGTTAAAGTCGAAGGTGATGGTCCTGTCGGAAAAATCGTAGTAGACGGTAACGCACAAGGGACTGTTAAGGGCTACGTCACGAATCCACACGTTAACTTACCCTCAAATGAGAAAAATAAGATTGATGTTAAAGCCGGTGTCGGCACAACTGGGACGTTAAGTGTCACTAAGGATCTTGGCCTTAAGGAACCCTTTACTGGGCAAGTACCATTGGTTTCTGGTGAATTAGGTGAAGACTTTACGTACTACTTAGCAAAATCAGAACAAACACCATCAGCAGTTGGTGTGTCAGTATTT from Latilactobacillus sakei subsp. sakei DSM 20017 = JCM 1157 harbors:
- a CDS encoding putative polysaccharide biosynthesis protein — encoded protein: MQNKQMQHLMKGAVVLSIASFVAKILSAVYRIPFQNMVGNTGFYVYQQVYPIYGIGMTFALSGFPVYISKIVAEETAPAEQTQILRRSFALLGLFGALIFFYLQYQAPAIAVAMADAELAPLIRMVSYMFLLMPFLAVTRGYFQGIFNMIPTATSQVAEQLVRVVVIILAAWLSLKLHWSVYEMGTWAMSGAFFGGLVATVALLKPAEKAFVLRGTKPKGINLGAYRSLAKRLLIEGGSICLFASLIVLLQLVDSFTVKKGLVASGLTEDFAKNLKGIFDRGQPLVQLGLVISMAFSSTLIPSLSRARQQQQDHQFQQVAESLIHISLGLSAAATTGLMILMPQVNYLLFGDADGNKALVWYMLSIVIIALINACNSVLQSLDQFHKTTIALLIGLLVKVVINQWLVQHFQIVGASVGTVISLGVVLALILRQSPELVRDALDGQHFTGKLVLICGIMAVAVRFVVTVIQPSLVSRGQAVLGAGVGIAVGVPVFISLALAWQLFSIREWLTIPGGKQLLKLAQKLKR
- a CDS encoding RNA-binding S4 domain-containing protein, with amino-acid sequence MRLDKFLKVSRIIKRRSVAKEIADKGRILINDRQAKSSSNVVVGDKLEIGFGNKTMIVKITQIIETTKKSDAAEMYEILETKVAENFE
- a CDS encoding FtsB family cell division protein, translated to MSRKITQIENAYTKQQAAKQKVEQKSKRTRTVHKRRLLALGVIALILFSVCGVQILQTHHSLALIEKQTVVKKQSLKKAKAKEADLKVQVSQLHNDDYLAKYIRYKYYYSKKGETIYSLPQDKAPNLNEQQK
- a CDS encoding S1 domain-containing RNA-binding protein produces the protein MAVEVGSKVPGKVTGITNFGAFVDLGEGKTGLVHISEVSDSYIKDIHDVLTVGDEVTVKVMSDQNGKIGLSIRKAVDQPKVQEHTRPQSSRPNNNRGGYRKPEHTSAPKKEGFDDLLSGFLKDSEDRLSTIKRNTEGKRGGRGGRRS
- the tilS gene encoding tRNA lysidine(34) synthetase TilS, with the protein product MLEQAFQNEIRRHQFWPTGAKVIVATSTGVDSMVLLTLLQRLPTALKPQLIVAHVNHELRTESVAEEAYLRQFCLENDLSLQVTHWPLQQHPQTGIEAAAREFRYQFFEHLMTAEKVDYLVTAHHGDDQLETLMMKFIRSGELHEMRGIQSQRPFADGTLIRPLLPFAKQDLRDFALANNITSFEDQTNYETTVLRNRVRHTLVPFLKQENGQILQNANRFSQQLTALLGQQAQLTTTLLPLLDLKVTDKVINGQLKAIKTLPTAQQTAIWQLIIKQYFPQISPLKETQLQQLKQLIQSTVKPQGQLALGQRLLFTKIYDRFQIGETTIGEIAVKDEKSRTLMLNKWCVLPNNEQIGIFEINHLPRKLSGQQLIWLADEQWPIVAKPCQLTDTIMIDKTHHKTLKRLFIDLKVPHEKRQNSWGIWSQETLIGHPEFRISALFNHEQTGKIRYVLCYISE
- the hpt gene encoding hypoxanthine phosphoribosyltransferase is translated as MLEQDIERILYTREDIQRVNEKLGKQITADYEGKNPLMIGILKGAIVFMTDLIREIDLHVEIDFMDVSSYGEGTISSGEVKIIKDLDTSVQGRDIIIVEDIVDTGRTLNYLMSILKTRQANSIKVCTLMDKPSRRVVPVHSDYVGMEVPNEFVVGYGLDYAERYRNMGTISVLKPEIYSGK
- the ftsH gene encoding ATP-dependent zinc metalloprotease FtsH, whose protein sequence is MNNKKNRLFSNSLFYIIILVALVGVFSFFMNGNSGSESKEVQSSTFLSELKTDKVKSFSIQPTNGIYKISGEYRKAQKDEQPKSTFFGSQSKNKKVTHFTTTLLQSDSQVSAITNLANQNKTKIETMQEPQSGWWVSILSLILPLIIMFGLFYMMMGQAGQGGGQGGRMMNFGKSKAQKADKGANKVRFSDVAGAEEEKQELVEVVEFLKDPRKFAALGARIPAGVLLEGPPGTGKTLLAKAVAGEAGVPFFSISGSDFVEMFVGVGASRVRDLFEQAKKSAPSIIFIDEIDAVGRQRGAGMGGGHDEREQTLNQMLVEMDGFSGNEGVIVIAATNRSDVLDPALLRPGRFDRKILVGRPDVKGREAILKVHAKNKPLADDVDLKEIAQQTPGFVGADLENLLNEAALVAARRSKKDIDASDVDEAEDRVIAGPAKRDRVINPKERETVAYHEAGHAIIGLVLSDSRVVRKVTIVPRGRAGGYAIMLPKTDQFLMSKKELTEQMTGLMGGRTAEEIIFNSQSTGASNDFEQATDIARGMVTHYGMTEKLGTVALEKEGQPFVGAAYGQGPAFSEATAAAIDSEVRRLIDEAHQQATEIIQAHREQHKLIAEMLLKYETLNEKEILSLFNDGKMPEKNAEEFPSEKAATFEEAKKALEAKEAEKTDSELEAEQADSETTEVADDTADSKPTNDDSNDNA
- the hslO gene encoding Hsp33 family molecular chaperone HslO — translated: MKDYLVKQVSEDGQLRAYAVNATQVVTEAQEKHDTWPTSSAAFGRTIVGTLLLSAAGLKGDTKMTVKVEGDGPVGKIVVDGNAQGTVKGYVTNPHVNLPSNEKNKIDVKAGVGTTGTLSVTKDLGLKEPFTGQVPLVSGELGEDFTYYLAKSEQTPSAVGVSVFVNEDSTIGVAGGFMIQILPGADDRLIDILEARLQEMPLVSELLQQGMTPEEIITEIVGELPMKTLEELPVKYECDCSKERFAKALSSIAPQDLKQLIEEDHGAEATCRFCGKQYQFSEADLKAILAEQ